From Fusarium fujikuroi IMI 58289 draft genome, chromosome FFUJ_chr07, a single genomic window includes:
- a CDS encoding related to regulatory protein RLR1 has translation MPPGKRKRSDRHSVEGGRSSPHRPGDTALGQHDRDDNMARGRGRGPRGPGRRDSSQGQNRGPPIHQQNPSSTQRRPSSSHTTQPPAPPPPPSAPVIKRPAYAPPPLLRPPSPVRSNYRYNNLTDEKISAWAESGRNAIIQHGKQSREDVDITELSSLFQEFVHAVVEARLPPADAGACVKEILGDETTEIIKDSYAFAPHTLFLDSLSIVMDNEPAIYRPTLREFVLTSGVSSNLMRQVLEAEVLQRIGLIRDNFVKLGIKQATNLLYRQANYNLLREETEGYSKLITELFTTSSVTPPPPEMAEQTFERIKALIGTFDLDVGRVLDVTLDVAAAVLIKQFKFFVKFLRVSSWWPRSHLKFSAAVYVGGLPLWATPDYSQWTTTEDDEKLLEEKKRVRDVAFWDRAREVHMEAFFELGGRQVADSNSQQLTITNGAEGDDAAADIERQWVQETKTLPPPGNRTAAQLLGFKLRFYNSDARDQTDVLPANLLYLASLLVKIGFISLTDLYPHLSPADEDMETVKEKEMKRIEEEERSSRGGPMNALLMAGVLPQGDDDNPNSSNLPRRELPKKVEAETKEATIEATDNKPKLPEPLEQKVALLTQLLTIGAIPESLFILGRFPWIPEVFPEVLERIHRILHHCVDKVFRDSRPVVVGETGCPTKFVPDFDQSGLPKGSVRLSRLTTRKSLRWPFPDKVDTNESQNYRYYWDEWADNIPVCQSVDDIFTLCGTLLNISGVNIGKDEALLTKLARIGAKSLAEDKSEHNLTRWHDLLRRLLMPALSHTKANASAVNAIWELLRHYPMTTRYSMYAEWFEGQISRLPAMKAAFAKATSETRGTMKRVSLTNLSEMAKQLAKTSYSSPGIVFRVAFEQLESYPNLIDAFVECAKYFTDLSYDVLVWSLMSSLGKSRSRTQAEHALTTSKWLQALSRFSGRVFRRYTVLNATPVLQYVNHQLIQGNSTDLIILKELITSMGGIVDSVDFTDLQILSMAGGEYLRRHTLIRGQDKRFENIKSSKRLIQALTESKLAAQLLINLAQYRQAAPFQVPEDEAHIKYLSSMIDDSHRILVQYLDLLWSNMDPPTFDDLVPSIPELIHSYGLDPSLAFLIGRASLSHRMHPWKPKKVDEAKEKAQVTQSTDKEGDVSMSDTPAASGGNETPSQEAVQAEEQAGAQNSSAPNTSTNSQQSQKSEDSSLVKTTLQPIVDAIQNTVRPEIWQKITPELYANFWALQLGDLYCPDKIYRQEKDRLRAEEVAISRDRSDMSRRGQERKVEKRKELMQLQIGLSEENSEHLMRQAKWKIYLNKQFQSSFPEPRAKPDTISDILLEQCFIPRMLLSKADAEYTYKFIKALHEGNAPGFQVMSLYDRLFNANRLRALIFTSTVMEAEYLGRFLKLILEDLSRWHKNATVPNEKDKSRDQPRLGVYEKEAKGTPDQPRLGFALTFDDNDKPLTFVEHEQFRDLLFRWHKNLNSALRSCLEGTEWMHIRNAITVLKAVLDFFPAIDFMATKFSSLLQTITKQESAAKPSPDSEVGGRVDLSVAAQGAMSELQRRKSKWVMVQAFRPGGAGAAQNEADKTNNLRATAPEFKPGPNKQSRGKQTTAEEEDGEVKDGKDLKNSATDPTKPTGPAKDLLPAKPGSSRDSKRDHTPSGPRASNNNSGTGAGAKHDSRPNTLPERPPHTLPSRPDVPIPAHYTPERFNQSRGHERRDGKEPRDARSRDSREPREPRDTRDQREPREPRESRDQRDSRNFDPARPDRSRDFSERRTQDHGRESSRTDGSSRRSEHDRDRTRDSKSSRGHDHGRLNETPTPAPTVPAAAVEAPEPHINPERAALFAQDNERARAPDSDRSSRGRKNAPVETMDTINPERAALMGNRDNTPSRAPRNEPRDHNARVQSPRRGGRYGHESSQPEGGREDRHDRNYPVEHRPSSGRDPRERSPYRGDRPMDREAERSSGPKGRDTSSFHGTPSRVPEPEHKPPHQDDSYGRLSSIQNVTEVPYGPSGPRARGRGSNRGHGVPQGLPGRLDGRFAGAEGERPPTPDRPPPTGPAASGRGRRGFEQNNGPVTPSGTPSGPQNRMRNAGPSQGLPSPASTNATPSGVHPERLAQIGAQVGAVPPPPPGPPPSHPHGHNHGHNRQSMPGAGTPDRGPGPGQRQTPGSYAGSPAGEPNVPTGPASSNERVRNGGGRRQLQGINSTLQQAQANMPDVSRSNSGRGRHSRQTLGNSDAQVLTGGSPTATPAQERQDPIRNESSSRAPANGEESSGRSEHDRSRRGDRESRSNRTSRRGSRERERDRSPGREREGKEHREYRDRRSGAGEGGREERESRRSNRDQSGVPREPMGPPPTGGRDLVQGREGRHRGDGQSGRSGEDWAGSGRGGGRGGQRDGGLRPEDRRDGREDRGRKRRSEEGVGNLSSEREKRPRR, from the exons GAAGTCCTGCAGCGGATAGGGCTTATCAGAGATAACTTTGTCAAACTAGGTATCAAACAGGCAACAAACCTTCTATACCGACAAGCCAACTATAACCTGCTTCGTGAGGAGACGGAAGGATATTCAAAGCTCATTACGGAACTTTTCACAACTAGCAGTGTGACTCCCCCTCCTCCCGAAATGGCAGAACAGACCTTCGAGCGAATCAAGGCTCTTATTGGTACATTCGATCTTGACGTCGGCAGGGTATTGGACGTAACCCTCGACGTTGCAGCTGCTGTTCTCATTAAGCAGTTCAAATTCTTCGTCAAATTTTTACGAGTTAGCTCCTGGTGGCCTCGATCTCATCTAAAATTCAGTGCCGCAGTCTATGTCGGCGGTCTACCCTTGTGGGCAACCCCGGACTACTCACAGTGGACAACGACggaagacgatgagaagctcttggaggagaagaagcgagttCGAGATGTTGCTTTCTGGGATCGAGCTCGTGAAGTTCACATGGAGGCattctttgagcttggaggTCGACAAGTCGCCGATTCCAACTCGCAACAACTTACAATCACCAACGGTGCCGAGGGCGATGATGCTGCCGCGGATATTGAAAGGCAGTGGGTGCAGGAAACCAAAACCCTCCCACCCCCTGGCAACAGAACGGCCGCACAACTACTCGGCTTCAAGTTGCGTTTCTACAACTCCGATGCTCGCGACCAGACAGACGTACTCCCCGCCAATCTTTTATACTtagcttctcttcttgtcaagatAGGGTTTATTTCCTTGACCGACCTATACCCGCATCTTTCGCCAGCTGATGAAGACATGGAAACAGTCAAAGaaaaggagatgaagaggatcgaggaggaagaacgaTCTTCTCGTGGTGGTCCGATGAATGCCCTTCTCATGGCTGGTGTCCTACCCCAAGGCGACGATGATAATCCCAATAGCTCGAATCTGCCTAGACGAGAACTTcccaagaaggttgaagcAGAGACGAAGGAGGCTACCATAGAAGCTACAGACAACAAGCCAAAACTGCCAGAACCGTTGGAACAAAAGGTAGCATTGCTCACCCAATTATTGACCATCGGAGCTATCCCCGAATCGCTATTCATTCTTGGTCGCTTCCCATGGATCCCAGAGGTCTTCCCTGAGGTCCTCGAAAGGATTCATCGCATCCTTCATCATTGCGTTGACAAGGTCTTCCGCGACAGCCGACCTGTCGTGGTCGGCGAGACTGGATGTCCAACCAAATTTGTTCCGGATTTCGACCAGTCTGGACTTCCCAAGGGCAGTGTTCGATTGAGCAGATTAACAACCCGCAAGTCTCTCAGGTGGCCATTCCCCGATAAAGTCGACACCAACGAATCGCAAAATTATCGATACTACTGGGACGAATGGGCTGACAATATCCCTGTTTGTCAGTCCGTGGATGACATCTTCACTCTCTGCGGGACACTTCTCAACATTTCTGGTGTCAATATTGGCAAAGACGAGGCTCTGTTGACCAAGTTGGCTAGAATTGGAGCGAAGAGCCTCGCTGAGGACAAATCAGAGCACAATCTTACCCGATGGCACGATCTACTTCGACGACTGCTGATGCCAGCTTTGAGTCATACCAAGGCCAACGCTTCAGCTGTCAACGCCATTTGGGAGCTCCTAAGGCATTATCCCATGACTACTCGCTACTCCATGTACGCTGAATGGTTCGAGGGACAGATTTCTCGGTTGCCCGCTATGAAGGCAGCTTTTGCAAAGGCCACGTCGGAAACCAGGGGCACTATGAAGCGAGTTTCTCTCACGAACTTGAGTGAAATGGCTAAGCAACTCGCCAAAACCAGTTACTCATCTCCTGGTATCGTCTTCAGGGTTGCTTTCGAGCAATTAGAGTCCTATCCAAACCTGATCGACGCTTTTGTGGAGTGCGCCAAGTACTTCACAGACCTCTCCTATGATGTGCTTGTATGGTCCTTGATGAGCTCTCTTGGCAAATCAAGGAGTCGTACCCAAGCTGAACACGCTCTCACTACCAGCAAATGGCTACAGGCCTTGTCAAGATTTTCTGGCAGAGTCTTCCGACGATACACAGTTCTTAACGCTACACCAGTCTTGCAATACGTCAATCATCAGCTCATTCAGGGCAACTCCACCGACCTTATCATTCTAAAGGAGCTCATCACCTCGATGGGTGGTATTGTTGACTCGGTTGATTTCACTGACCTTCAAATTTTATCCATGGCTGGAGGTGAATACCTGCGACGCCATACTCTAATTCGCGGCCAGGATAAGCGAtttgagaacatcaagagtTCAAAGCGTCTCATTCAAGCCTTGACGGAGTCCAAGCTTGCCGCGCAGTTACTCATTAACCTGGCACAGTACCGACAAGCAGCTCCCTTTCAGGTGCCGGAAGATGAAGCTCACATCAAATATCTATCCTCGATGATTGACGATTCGCATCGCATTTTGGTTCAATACCTCGACTTGCTCTGGAGCAACATGGACCCTCCCACTTTCGACGACCTTGTTCCCTCGATTCCTGAACTCATCCATTCGTACGGCCTGGACCCTAGTCTGGCTTTTCTGATTGGCAGGGCCAGCCTTTCCCATCGCATGCATCCGTGGAAGCCAAAGAAGGTCGACGAGGCAAAGGAAAAGGCTCAAGTCACACAATCTACAGACAAAGAAGGCGATGTTTCAATGTCTGATACGCCTGCTGCATCCGGCGGCAACGAAACAcccagccaagaagcagTACAGGCTGAAGAACAGGCTGGTGCTCAAaactcatcagcaccaaacACATCAACTAATTCACAACAATCACAGAAGTCGGAAGATTCCTCTCTTGTCAAGACAACATTACAACCGATTGTGGATGCCATCCAAAACACTGTCCGTCCTGAGATCTGGCAGAAGATTACCCCAGAGCTCTATGCGAACTTTTGGGCTCTTCAGCTAGGTGACCTCTATTGTCCAGACAAAATCTACAGACAGGAGAAAGATCGCCTCAGAGCTGAAGAGGTCGCTATCTCACGAGATCGAAGCGACATGTCAAGGCGTGGACAAGAGCGCAAAGTGGAAAAACGAAAGGAGCTTATGCAGCTCCAGATCGGGCTTTCAGAAGAAAACAGTGAACATCTGATGCGCCAGGCGAAATGGAAAATTTACCTGAACAAGCAGTTCCAATCGTCTTTCCCAGAACCTCGAGCCAAGCCAGATACCATATCCGATATTCTACTCGAGCAGTGCTTCATCCCTCGCATGCTTCTCTCAAAGGCTGATGCTGAGTATACATACAAGTTTATCAAGGCACTGCACGAAGGTAATGCCCCCGGCTTCCAAGTGATGTCACTCTACGACAGACTTTTCAACGCCAATCGCCTGAGGGCCCTTATTTTTACATCTACAGTCATGGAGGCCGAGTATCTTGGTCGCTTCTTGAAGCTTATTCTCGAGGATCTATCGCGTTGGCACAAGAACGCGACAGTTCCCAATGAGAAGGACAAGTCAAGAGACCAACCAAGATTGGGTGTGTATGAAAAGGAGGCCAAGGGAACCCCCGATCAGCCCCGCCTTGGGTTCGCTCTGACTTTTGACGACAATGACAAGCCACTGACCTTTGTTGAACACGAGCAATTCCGTGACTTGCTCTTCCGCTGGCACAAGAACCTCAATAGCGCTCTGCGTTCTTGTTTGGAGGGTACGGAATGGATGCATATTCGAAATGCCATCACAGTTCTGAAGGCGGTCCTCGACTTCTTCCCAGCTATCGACTTTATGGCTACGAAGTTTTCAAGCCTCCTCCAAACTATTACCAAGCAAGAGAGTGCTGCCAAACCTTCTCCTGATAGCGAGGTTGGCGGACGTGTCGATCTGTCAGTCGCTGCTCAGGGTGCCATGTCAGAACTTCAGAGGAGGAAATCCAAATGGGTTATGGTTCAGGCTTTCCGCCCGGGTGGT GCTGGCGCTGCACAAAACGAAGCAGACAAGACGAACAATCTGCGTGCAACTGCGCCGGAATTCAAGCCCGGTCCCAACAA GCAATCAAGAGGGAAACAAACgactgctgaggaggaagacggagaggtcaaggatggcaaagACCTCAAGAATTCCGCGACAGATCCAACGAAGCCCACAGGCCCGGCGAAGGACTTGCTGCCAGCCAAGCCAGGATCGTCTCGGGACTCGAAACGCGACCATACACCATCTGGTCCCCGCGCCTCGAATAACAATTCTGGAACCGGTGCTGGCGCGAAGCACGACTCTCGGCCTAACACGCTTCCGGAGCGACCACCTCATACCCTACCCAGTCGGCCTGATGTGCCTATTCCCGCGCACTACACTCCCGAGAGATTTAACCAATCCCGCGGGCATGAGCGTCGTGATGGTAAAGAGCCCAGAGATGCACGGTCTAGGGATTCTCGTGAGCCCAGGGAACCTCGCGATACTCGAGATCAGCGTGAGCCTAGAGAACCTCGTGAGTCCCGGGATCAGCGCGATTCTCGAAATTTTGATCCTGCTCGTCCTGATCGTTCACGCGACTTCTCTGAGCGACGAACACAAGATCACGGCCGGGAATCATCTCGAACTGATGGATCAAGTCGTCGTAGCGAACATGACCGAGACCGAACTAGGGATTCTAAGAGCAGTAGAGGTCACGACCATGGTCGCTTGAACGAAACGCCTACCCCAGCCCCTACAGTTCCCGCTGCAGCTGTCGAGGCACCTGAACCACATATCAACCCCGAACGAGCTGCCCTGTTTGCTCAAGACAATGAACGGGCTCGTGCACCGGACTCTGACCGGTCTAGTAGAGGTCGTAAGAACGCTCCCGTGGAGACAATGGATACGATCAATCCAGAGAGGGCTGCCCTGATGGGTAACAGAGACAACACACCTTCACGCGCCCCTCGGAATGAGCCACGAGATCACAACGCTCGCGTTCAATCTCCTCGACGAGGAGGTCGCTATGGGCATGAGAGTAGTCAGCCTGAAGGTGGACGTGAAGACCGACATGATCGCAATTATCCTGTGGAACAccggccttcttctggaagagaTCCCCGGGAGCGATCGCCATACCGCGGCGATAGACCAATGGACCGTGAGGCTGAGCGAAGTTCTGGACCTAAAGGTCGCGATACTTCTAGTTTTCATGGAACTCCTTCTCGGGTTCCTGAGCCTGAGCACAAGCCACCTCATCAAGATGATTCTTATGGACGTCTCAGCTCGATACAGAATGTTACTGAAGTGCCTTATGGACCAAGCGGACCAAGAGCCCGTGGACGAGGTTCAAATAGAGGTCATGGTGTACCTCAAGGGCTGCCAGGTCGACTTGATGGCAGGTTTGCTGGTGCGGAAGGCGAACGGCCTCCTACCCCAGATCGACCTCCACCAACTGGCCCGGCGGCGTCAGGCAGAGGAAGACGTGGGTTCGAGCAGAACAACGGCCCTGTCACGCCTTCAGGCACGCCCAGCGGCCCTCAAAATCGGATGAGAAACGCCGGCCCCAGCCAGGGTCTGCCTTCTCCTGCATCCACTAATGCTACACCTTCAGGGGTCCATCCAGAGCGTCTAGCACAAATCGGTGCTCAAGTTGGTGCAGtccctccgcctcctcctgGGCCGCcaccatctcatcctcatggCCATAATCACGGTCACAATCGTCAGTCAATGCCTGGAGCTGGCACCCCCGACCGAGGTCCTGGCCCGGGACAACGACAAACACCTGGCAGCTACGCAGGATCACCAGCTGGTGAGCCTAACGTACCTACCGGTCCAGCCTCCTCGAACGAGCGTGTTCGCAATGGTGGTGGGCGGAGGCAGCTCCAAGGCATTAACAGCACCCTGCAACAAGCGCAGGCCAACATGCCGGATGTCAGCCGAAGCAACAGCGGAAGAGGACGTCATTCGCGCCAAACCCTTGGCAATTCCGATGCTCAAGTCTTGACTGGAGGTTCTCCCACTGCTACACCAGCTCAAGAACGCCAAGATCCTATCAGGAACGAATCGTCAAGCCGGGCGCCTGCCAATGGAGAGGAGAGCTCAGGTCGTAGCGAGCATGACCGAAGTCGCCGTGGCGATCGCGAGAGTAGATCCAACCGCACTTCACGTCGAGGAAGTCGTGAACGAGAGCGTGATCGTAGTCCAGGCCGAGAACGTGAGGGCAAAGAGCATCGCGAATATCGGGACCGTCGATCAGGAGCTGGCGAAGGTggcagagaagagagggaatCTAGAAGATCTAACAGAGATCAAAGCGGTGTTCCACGAGAGCCTATGGGCCCTCCTCCAACAGGGGGTAGAGACCTTGTTCAAGGTCGTGAAGGGCGACACAGAGGTGATGGTCAAAGTGGCCGAAGTGGTGAAGATTGGGCAGGCAGCGGTAGAGGAGGCGGTCGTGGAGGACAGCGTGATGGGGGATTACGACCGGAGGATCGCCGCGATGGGCGAGAGGATCGTGGacgcaagagaagaagcgaagaaGGAGTCGGAAATTTATCGAGTGAACGTGAGAAGAGGCCCCGACGATGA
- a CDS encoding related to 1-phosphatidylinositol phosphodiesterase precursor, with translation MVAISGFRSLSTPVNRTRRLPMILGGGAFFIMCIIYLLLSIAPCMVYGNCYRGYSSAYSFDADLAHNPTWMADIPDDVFLSSLSIPGTHDTMTYEIGSETLQCQNWNLTTQLEAGIRYFDIRARVRDDELHIYHANGYTGFSFEDVVGYMNDFLDRNPSEAIIMRLKQEGNGIGDNNTLSFEAAFNKYPLGDRLYNYSASEPLPTLGSLRSKIFVLQNFPAWRGGPYGLKWEGHQMILEDIWIIPDIYHLSEKWTAIRDALELAATAALDNKVLYLAHISASVGVLPIEAAAGPMNRTVTGMNDMTGQWIKDFEDNEDTTRTGIVIIDFPGKKFIDAILRWNKSYTKK, from the coding sequence ATGGTCGCGATATCAGGCTTTCGGAGTCTCTCGACTCCTGTGAATCGAACTCGACGACTTCCTATGATACTTGGAGGTGGtgcattcttcatcatgtgcATCATATACCTCCTTCTCTCCATCGCACCTTGCATGGTGTATGGGAATTGCTATCGTGGTTATTCGAGTGCTTACAGCTTCGATGCTGACTTGGCCCACAACCCGACCTGGATGGCCGACATTCCTGACGATGTATTCCTCTCGAGCCTCAGTATACCGGGCACACACGACACAATGACCTATGAGATAGGATCAGAAACTCTGCAGTGTCAGAATTGGAACCTGACTACCCAGCTGGAAGCAGGCATTCGTTACTTCGACATCCGCGCTCGTGTGCGGGATGACGAGTTGCATATTTACCATGCTAATGGGTACActggcttcagcttcgaGGATGTGGTTGGCTATATGAACGACTTCCTGGACAGGAACCCTTCCGAGGCGATCATCATGCGCCTCAAGCAGGAAGGCAACGGTATTGGAGACAACAACACTCTGTCATTCGAAGCCGCCTTCAACAAATATCCACTTGGGGATCGACTGTACAACTACAGCGCTTCTGAACCCTTGCCAACTCTTGGTAGTCTTCGCTCCAAGatctttgttcttcaaaACTTCCCAGCTTGGCGAGGAGGACCGTATGGTCTGAAGTGGGAAGGTCATCAAATGATCTTAGAAGATATATGGATCATCCCTGATATCTACCACTTGTCGGAGAAGTGGACTGCGATCCGTGATGCCCTCGAACTCGCTGCAACAGCAGCTCTCGACAACAAGGTCCTCTATTTGGCACACATTTCAGCTTCTGTTGGTGTCTTGCCCATCGAGGCTGCGGCTGGGCCCATGAACCGAACTGTCACGGGTATGAATGACATGACTGGCCAGTGGATTAAGGATTTTGAAGATAACGAAGACACTACCCGAACTGGAATCGTCATCATTGATTTCCCCGGCAAGAAGTTTATTGATGCCATTCTTCGATGGAACAAGTCATATACAAAGAAGTAG
- a CDS encoding related to WSC4-Cell wall integrity and stress response component 4, with protein sequence MSPLSRHAQQAGLLFLIASSWAPLAATLNIEYCASYNTGETPRNTSIYQTNGLCHDFCIDDWAYAITQDKLCWCSNYAPVKSSQVDDSKCDTPCPAWPDEVCGGDGVYGYVSLGNVEPSGSRGPSPSSTTTEDQTSVTSTAEDESTTSSSRTSVVQTVTAGGTIRTVTVAAPTETGGTTASENTNGSTTEKSGLGTGQVVGIVVGVIAAVIGAAGLVLFLWFRRKKQQNEQEAYQDDPSVRDSSSGIARPDMSMAGSPIASAAAGSRNSTLQVDPRMDPFKQGLYVRSASHESINTLRDDHDYSRRIQPPKVLRATNPDPTPEP encoded by the exons ATGTCTCCTCTTTCCAGACATGCCCAACAGGCCGGCTTGCTCTTCTTAATAGCATCATCATGGGCACCTCTAGCTGCTACCCTAAACATCGAATATTGTGCTAGCTACAATACTGGCGAGACTCCCAGGA ATACGAGCATTTATCAGACTAATGGCCTCTGCCATGATTTCTGTATCGATGACTGGGCATACGCTATCACTCAGGATAAGCTATGCTGGTGTTCGAATTACGCTCCTGTCAAGTCATCCCAAGTGGACGACTCCAAGTGCGATACTCCTTGCCCAGCATGGCCTGATGAAGTCTGCGGTGGTGACGGAGTGTACGGATATGTGTCTCTAGGCAACGTCGAGCCTTCAGGCTCAAGGGGCCCTTCCCCTTCATCAACCACA ACCGAAGATCAAACCTCAGTTACGAGCACAGCCGAGGATGAGTCAACTACATCTAGTTCGCGCACCTCTGTTGTCCAGACTGTCACTGCTGGCGGTACTATCAGGACCGTCACTGTGGCAGCCCCGACGGAGACTGGCGGAACGACCGCAAGCGAAAACACCAATGGCTCAACTACCGAGAAGAGTGGACTTGGCACGGGCCAAGTTGTCGGTATCGTGGTAGGCGTGATTGCAGCCGTCATCGGTGCCGCAGGCCTCGTCCTATTCCTCTGGTTCCGACGAAAGAAGCAACAGAACGAACAAGAAGCCTATCAGGACGACCCCAGTGTTCGAGATAGCTCCTCGGGCATTGCACGCCCTGATATGAGCATGGCTGGATCACCGATTGCATCAGCCGCGGCAGGAAGCCGTAACAGCACCTTGCAAGTTGATCCTCGAATGGATCCATTTAAGCAAGGGTTGTACGTTCGAAGCGCAAGTCATGAGAGTATCAACACATTGCGAGATGACCACGACTATTCGAGGAGGATTCAGCCACCTAAGGTTCTTCGTGCAACAAACCCCGATCCGACGCCCGAGCCTTGA